A genomic window from Fibrobacterota bacterium includes:
- a CDS encoding Cache 3/Cache 2 fusion domain-containing protein yields MKIRSRVLIALLGGSGLLLGGLAIALDRFTSEHLSEMSWLRMNAQVSGLESLAYVSYSNQIERLDRAVHWIEAEAADRLRVGKRQTTLSVTDQTNQERMEVQLPEVSIDGKAGTSLTDAMVDSISQRFGIEATVLVLSSKGLVRITTTVRDSAGNRAKGSMIPASSPVVDSIRAGKGYRGVATVMGKAFAVRYMPFRSPDGSVAGALFCGLPEIDYERIKPAFTQQKSSATSYAFAFNQKGVLRIHPSLEGKDLSSKDFVREMLDRDSGNIRYQFADAKTGKLIWKRATFRTVAGLDWLVGVTDNEGTILEVARDVRWFLIVAMMLGAVGFVGLAIAIDRTISKPLTAAVVSLEEVASGDGDLRRRLVQDQRDEIGWLGRAFNRFADSIAKLVVEVKGKTGSLLDSSRQLEQSASSLDQVASESSRMSNALKSATEKLQDGAIKVSVAMEQSSSNLLSLSSAVEQMHASIGEIAQSASRSRSTGAEALQAADAAAQDLSRLAEASKEIESIVYLIGEISEQTRLLSLNATIEAARAGEAGRGFAVVATEVKELAGGVQRASEEISEKVARMREVSEISGRKILRIAEIMGAVSGDQGGIAASVEEQTATVREIASQIGQVGAAVKEASRGGGEVASTARLVAEEVRKLEEVSGALKVQVDVVGRESSQIQDKARELGEVVSRFRT; encoded by the coding sequence ATGAAGATTCGTTCCCGCGTTCTGATCGCCTTGCTCGGTGGAAGCGGCTTGTTGCTGGGTGGACTGGCGATCGCTTTGGACCGGTTCACTTCGGAACATCTATCCGAGATGTCCTGGCTTCGAATGAATGCCCAGGTCTCCGGGTTGGAGAGTCTCGCATACGTCAGTTATTCCAATCAGATCGAGCGGTTGGATCGGGCCGTGCATTGGATCGAGGCGGAAGCAGCCGATCGCCTGCGGGTCGGGAAGCGTCAAACGACCCTGTCCGTGACGGATCAAACAAACCAGGAACGGATGGAAGTCCAGTTGCCCGAGGTTTCGATCGACGGCAAAGCGGGAACTTCCCTTACCGATGCGATGGTGGACAGCATCTCTCAACGGTTCGGAATCGAAGCCACTGTCCTGGTTCTTTCCTCCAAAGGTTTGGTACGGATCACCACGACGGTCCGTGATTCGGCCGGAAACCGTGCGAAAGGGTCGATGATTCCCGCCTCGTCGCCGGTGGTGGATTCCATCCGCGCGGGCAAAGGCTATCGAGGCGTGGCCACGGTCATGGGCAAGGCCTTCGCCGTCCGCTACATGCCCTTCCGAAGTCCTGATGGTTCCGTGGCGGGAGCCTTGTTCTGTGGTTTGCCGGAGATCGATTACGAAAGAATCAAACCGGCGTTCACTCAGCAGAAGTCCAGTGCAACGAGCTATGCATTTGCGTTCAACCAAAAAGGTGTTCTGCGGATCCATCCCAGCTTGGAGGGGAAGGATCTTTCCTCGAAAGATTTCGTTCGTGAAATGCTCGACCGCGATTCCGGAAACATCCGCTACCAGTTCGCGGACGCCAAGACGGGAAAGTTGATCTGGAAGCGTGCGACCTTTCGCACCGTGGCTGGGCTGGATTGGCTGGTGGGTGTGACCGACAACGAGGGCACCATTCTCGAGGTGGCGCGGGATGTGCGCTGGTTCTTGATCGTGGCGATGATGTTGGGTGCGGTGGGATTCGTCGGGTTGGCCATTGCCATCGATCGAACGATTTCGAAACCCTTGACTGCAGCCGTGGTGTCCCTGGAAGAAGTCGCTTCCGGGGATGGGGACCTGCGACGTCGCCTGGTGCAGGATCAGCGCGATGAAATCGGATGGTTGGGCCGGGCTTTCAACCGATTCGCCGATTCCATCGCCAAGCTGGTGGTGGAAGTGAAAGGAAAGACGGGATCCTTGCTGGATTCGTCGAGGCAGCTTGAGCAAAGCGCATCGAGTTTGGATCAGGTGGCGAGCGAAAGTTCGCGCATGTCCAACGCCCTCAAGTCCGCGACGGAAAAATTGCAGGATGGCGCCATCAAGGTTTCGGTGGCGATGGAACAGTCATCTTCCAACCTTCTGAGCCTGTCGTCGGCCGTCGAGCAGATGCACGCGAGCATCGGGGAGATCGCCCAGAGCGCCTCGCGCTCACGATCCACCGGCGCGGAGGCGTTGCAGGCGGCGGATGCCGCTGCCCAGGATTTGTCGCGTTTGGCGGAAGCTTCCAAGGAGATCGAATCGATCGTCTACCTGATCGGGGAAATCTCGGAACAGACGAGGCTGCTCTCGCTCAATGCGACCATCGAAGCGGCGCGCGCGGGCGAGGCGGGTCGAGGATTCGCCGTGGTCGCCACCGAGGTGAAGGAGCTCGCGGGAGGTGTCCAGCGCGCGAGCGAGGAGATCAGCGAGAAGGTCGCCCGCATGCGGGAGGTCTCGGAAATCTCCGGGAGGAAAATCCTCCGGATCGCCGAGATCATGGGCGCGGTCTCCGGCGACCAGGGTGGGATCGCCGCGTCGGTGGAAGAACAGACCGCCACGGTACGGGAAATCGCCTCGCAGATCGGGCAGGTGGGAGCCGCGGTCAAGGAGGCTTCGCGAGGAGGTGGGGAGGTCGCATCCACCGCCAGGCTGGTCGCCGAAGAAGTCCGGAAGCTGGAAGAAGTCTCCGGCGCTCTTAAGGTGCAGGTGGATGTGGTGGGACGGGAATCGTCACAGATCCAGGACAAGGCCCGGGAGCTGGGAGAGGTCGTCTCCCGGTTCAGGACCTGA
- a CDS encoding FAD-binding oxidoreductase — protein MKSLFCTRADHDARVARLVAQIRSNPGQPLRLGKKTSNLFRSRAKHAGPRLDVTDFCHVLSIEDDRAEVEGMTTFEDFADACLSRGYSPPVVPELKTITVGGAVTGIGIESASFRNGFVHETVEEMDILCGDGVVRTCRPDNDHAELFFAFPNSYGTLGYALRLVVRLERAKPNVKMSYRRFSEARQLLSELESACAVAGPGRPDFVEAVSFAPNDFVLSLGWRTERTGPTSPIAGKTPYYLTLREKPTDLLTARDHLWRWDADWFWCSFRFGLQTPWIRALVGRWMLRSSSYWKILTGWRRYRMEEKVRTLKKFFRRPDHRREPVIQDVELPLPACEAFLDFYWKTIDIRPLWLCPIRPLPSKQPWTLYDLPDRLHVNFGFWDSVPTTADLPKDYFNRLLERKVVDLGGHKSLYSTSYFEEDEFWQIYAGDAYQALKAKYDAGRALPDLYAKAVKNR, from the coding sequence ATGAAATCGCTCTTTTGCACACGCGCGGACCACGACGCGCGTGTGGCTCGTCTGGTGGCCCAGATCCGCTCGAACCCGGGACAGCCCCTGCGCCTGGGCAAGAAGACCTCCAACCTCTTCCGTTCCCGAGCCAAGCACGCGGGGCCTCGGCTGGACGTGACCGATTTTTGTCATGTCTTGTCCATCGAGGACGACCGAGCCGAAGTGGAAGGCATGACCACCTTCGAGGACTTCGCCGACGCGTGCCTCTCGCGCGGCTACAGCCCTCCAGTGGTGCCGGAGCTCAAGACCATCACCGTGGGCGGTGCGGTGACGGGAATCGGCATCGAATCCGCGTCGTTTCGCAACGGATTCGTGCACGAGACCGTGGAAGAAATGGACATCCTCTGCGGAGACGGCGTGGTGCGCACCTGCCGCCCCGACAACGACCACGCCGAGCTGTTCTTCGCCTTCCCCAACTCCTATGGCACCTTGGGGTACGCGTTGCGCCTGGTGGTGCGCCTGGAACGGGCCAAGCCCAACGTGAAGATGTCCTACCGGCGATTCTCCGAGGCCAGACAATTGCTGTCTGAGCTGGAATCCGCCTGCGCGGTCGCGGGCCCCGGGAGGCCGGACTTCGTGGAAGCCGTGTCGTTCGCACCGAACGACTTCGTGCTGTCGCTGGGATGGCGCACAGAGCGAACCGGGCCCACCAGTCCCATCGCGGGCAAGACCCCGTACTACCTCACCTTGCGCGAAAAGCCCACCGACCTTTTGACCGCCCGCGACCACCTCTGGCGCTGGGACGCCGACTGGTTCTGGTGCTCCTTCCGGTTCGGCCTGCAAACACCGTGGATCCGCGCCCTGGTGGGCCGCTGGATGCTGCGCTCCAGTTCCTACTGGAAGATCCTCACGGGCTGGCGCAGGTACCGGATGGAAGAGAAGGTCCGCACCCTCAAGAAATTCTTCCGGCGTCCCGACCACCGCCGCGAGCCCGTGATCCAGGACGTGGAACTTCCACTTCCGGCCTGCGAAGCGTTCCTGGACTTCTACTGGAAGACCATCGACATCCGCCCCTTGTGGCTATGCCCCATCCGGCCGTTGCCCTCCAAACAACCCTGGACCCTCTACGATCTCCCCGACCGCCTCCATGTGAACTTCGGGTTCTGGGATTCGGTGCCCACCACCGCGGACCTTCCCAAGGACTATTTCAATCGCCTGCTGGAACGCAAGGTCGTGGACCTGGGCGGACACAAGTCCCTCTATTCCACGTCGTACTTCGAGGAAGACGAATTCTGGCAGATCTACGCCGGAGACGCCTACCAGGCGCTGAAGGCCAAGTACGATGCGGGGCGGGCGTTGCCGGATTTGTATGCGAAGGCGGTCAAGAACCGCTGA
- the cfa gene encoding cyclopropane fatty acyl phospholipid synthase, whose amino-acid sequence MRESISTRWNCSRNVAGFCTLSSLQRRTTRRGDPKLAKDANTWLTELLLTVDLEIGGSRPCDPSVNDWAVATRVLAQGTVGLGEAYVEGLWDCPAVDQLFDKVISGKLYKKIRPDHRLLARIAKAKFVNMQSRRNSLKVAELHYNLGNDFYEAMLDPWMQYTCAYWQGGATTLEQAQEAKLDLVCRKLDLKPGERVLELGCGWGGFARFAASRYGVEVVAYNIATEQVAYAREKCQGLPVDIRLSDYRDAEGTFDKAVSIGMCEHVGTKNYRKFMRLVHDRLRPGGLFLLHTIAGNHVAHHMEPWLDKYIFPGSVLPAPANLGAAFDNLFVVEDWHNIGVDYDKTLMAWHDRFVASWPQFRERYGDPFFRMWSYYLLCCAGTFRSRHNQLFQITLSNGGVRGGWKAAR is encoded by the coding sequence ATGCGGGAGTCGATTTCAACACGCTGGAACTGCAGTAGGAACGTCGCCGGTTTTTGTACTCTGTCGTCCCTCCAACGAAGGACGACACGGAGGGGAGACCCCAAATTGGCGAAGGATGCGAATACCTGGCTGACCGAGCTGCTCTTGACCGTCGATCTCGAGATCGGCGGGAGCCGCCCTTGCGACCCGTCGGTCAATGATTGGGCAGTGGCCACCCGCGTGCTTGCCCAAGGCACCGTGGGACTGGGCGAAGCCTACGTGGAAGGACTGTGGGATTGCCCGGCGGTGGACCAGCTGTTCGACAAGGTGATCTCAGGCAAGCTCTACAAGAAGATCCGGCCCGACCACCGCCTGCTCGCGCGCATCGCCAAGGCGAAGTTCGTGAACATGCAGTCGCGGCGCAATTCCCTGAAGGTGGCCGAGCTCCACTACAACCTCGGCAACGACTTCTACGAAGCCATGCTCGACCCGTGGATGCAGTACACCTGCGCCTACTGGCAAGGTGGCGCCACAACCTTGGAACAAGCCCAGGAAGCCAAGCTGGACCTGGTCTGCCGGAAACTGGACCTCAAACCCGGCGAGCGTGTGCTGGAGCTGGGCTGCGGGTGGGGCGGGTTCGCGCGTTTTGCCGCCAGCCGCTACGGCGTGGAGGTGGTCGCCTACAACATCGCCACGGAACAAGTCGCCTACGCCCGCGAAAAGTGCCAAGGCCTTCCGGTGGACATCCGCCTTTCCGACTACCGCGACGCCGAGGGAACCTTCGACAAGGCGGTTTCCATTGGCATGTGCGAGCACGTGGGCACCAAGAACTACCGCAAGTTCATGCGCCTGGTGCACGACAGATTACGTCCAGGCGGCCTCTTTTTGCTGCACACCATCGCGGGAAACCACGTGGCCCACCACATGGAACCCTGGCTGGACAAATACATCTTCCCCGGTTCCGTGCTGCCGGCGCCCGCCAATCTGGGAGCGGCCTTCGACAATCTGTTCGTGGTGGAAGACTGGCACAACATCGGGGTCGACTACGACAAGACCCTGATGGCCTGGCACGATCGGTTTGTGGCGTCCTGGCCCCAGTTCCGCGAGCGCTATGGCGATCCGTTCTTCCGGATGTGGTCGTACTACCTGTTGTGCTGCGCGGGCACCTTCCGCAGCCGCCACAACCAGCTGTTCCAGATCACGCTTTCCAACGGCGGCGTGCGAGGCGGCTGGAAAGCGGCGCGATGA
- a CDS encoding inorganic diphosphatase, which translates to MNYLTLPIGTKYPHVVRAVIEISKDTNTKFEYDENLNIFVLDRVLLSSMLYPANYGFIPSTRADDGDCLDILILMNAPMPPGTVVDAIPVGVLDMTDGGVKDYKVLAVPAFTLHPPSNIDGIDPIFLMIARNFFKGYKELEGKIVEIGEWLPKEKALEYIKSGHELFNQLLELEP; encoded by the coding sequence ATGAACTACCTAACCCTTCCCATCGGAACCAAGTATCCGCACGTCGTGCGCGCGGTGATTGAGATCTCCAAGGATACGAACACCAAGTTCGAGTACGACGAGAACCTCAATATTTTCGTGCTCGACCGTGTGCTTTTATCCAGCATGCTCTATCCGGCCAACTACGGCTTCATTCCGTCCACGCGGGCCGATGACGGCGATTGTCTGGACATCCTCATCCTGATGAACGCCCCCATGCCGCCGGGAACGGTGGTGGATGCGATTCCGGTGGGTGTCCTGGACATGACCGACGGAGGGGTGAAGGACTACAAGGTCCTGGCCGTGCCCGCCTTCACGCTCCATCCGCCTTCGAACATCGATGGGATCGACCCCATTTTTCTGATGATCGCACGGAATTTCTTCAAGGGGTACAAGGAGCTGGAAGGTAAAATCGTCGAGATCGGCGAGTGGCTTCCCAAGGAAAAGGCCTTGGAGTACATCAAATCCGGGCATGAGCTCTTCAACCAACTGCTCGAACTGGAGCCCTGA
- the raiA gene encoding ribosome-associated translation inhibitor RaiA, with the protein MQVNITGRHFDASTDLQANIEAQVASLVKFNDRITGAHVVLDKQPNDLRSAHADLTIAGAGVISASAEAESLHKAIDEMFEKLTRLVKKDNERVKEHRAPPMDQVVEA; encoded by the coding sequence ATGCAAGTCAACATCACCGGGCGTCATTTTGATGCCTCCACGGACCTCCAGGCCAACATCGAAGCGCAGGTCGCTTCCCTGGTCAAGTTCAACGACCGGATCACCGGTGCGCATGTCGTGCTCGACAAGCAGCCCAATGATCTGCGTTCGGCCCACGCCGACCTGACCATCGCTGGTGCAGGTGTGATTTCAGCCTCCGCCGAGGCCGAATCCCTGCACAAGGCCATCGACGAAATGTTCGAGAAGCTGACCCGCTTGGTCAAGAAGGACAACGAACGGGTGAAAGAGCACCGCGCTCCGCCCATGGACCAAGTGGTGGAAGCCTGA